Proteins found in one Bombus terrestris chromosome 1, iyBomTerr1.2, whole genome shotgun sequence genomic segment:
- the LOC100647714 gene encoding smad nuclear interacting protein 1, translated as MSRNNYKEVRVKRERSPEWGKPIASAKRKPKQEKEKPNFELSGKLTEDTNTVNGVVIKYSEPADARKPKRRWRLYPFKEEKALPTLYIHRQSAYLMGRDRKVADIPLDHPSCSKQHAVLQYRLVSFQKEDGGEGRRIRPYLIDLESANGTFVNNVKLEPRRYHELLERDVIRFGYSSREYVLLHEHSKDDSLDD; from the coding sequence ATGAGTAGAAATAATTACAAAGAAGTACGAGTAAAGAGAGAACGTTCGCCAGAATGGGGTAAACCTATTGCTAGTGCGAAACGTAAACcaaaacaggaaaaagaaaaaccaaATTTCGAATTGTCTGGAAAACTAACAGAAGATACAAACACTGTAAATGGTGTGGTTATTAAATATTCCGAACCTGCAGATGCGAGAAAACCTAAACGAAGATGGAGGTTATATCCGTTCAAAGAAGAGAAAGCATTGCCTACCTTGTATATCCACAGGCAGTCAGCCTATTTAATGGGCAGAGATCGCAAAGTTGCTGATATTCCCTTAGATCATCCTTCGTGCTCTAAACAGCATGCGGTTTTACAATATCGTTTAGTATCTTTTCAAAAGGAAGATggaggagaaggaagaagaattcGCCCTTATCTTATAGACCTAGAGTCTGCAAATGGTACAtttgtaaataatgtaaaattagaACCGAGAAGATACCACGAATTATTAGAACGGGATGTAATCCGTTTTGGATACAGCAGCAGAGAATATGTTTTATTACACGAACATAGTAAAGATGATTCGTTAGATGATTAA